One Microbacterium trichothecenolyticum DNA window includes the following coding sequences:
- a CDS encoding SGNH/GDSL hydrolase family protein codes for MTLDPHSPRTSPSPDNHGPHPWRRYVALGDSFTEGIGDPLPDGGHRGWADRVAEVLAGQVDDFAYANLAVRGKLIGQIVADQLEPALALSPDLVTFSAGGNDIIRPGSDPDAVAQQFEDAVIRLRRDNATVVVFTGIDTEFTPVFRGIRGKVAIYNENIRAIADAHDCVVADQWGLKEVQDMRFFDDDRLHYNSLGHHEVARMVLRALNVPNDLQPMQPEALTATTWRAAREKDLVWARSYLVPWVLRRLRHQSSGDHVQAKRPEPLPVITLAPEKDAGAPPETHV; via the coding sequence ATGACACTCGATCCGCACTCGCCCCGCACCTCGCCCTCGCCCGACAACCACGGCCCTCACCCCTGGCGCCGGTACGTCGCTCTCGGCGACTCCTTCACGGAAGGGATCGGCGACCCCCTGCCCGACGGCGGCCACCGCGGGTGGGCCGACCGCGTCGCGGAGGTGCTCGCCGGGCAGGTCGACGACTTCGCCTACGCCAACCTCGCCGTACGGGGCAAGCTCATCGGGCAGATCGTCGCCGATCAGCTCGAACCGGCGCTCGCACTCAGCCCCGATCTCGTCACGTTCTCGGCCGGCGGGAACGACATCATCCGTCCGGGCAGCGATCCCGATGCCGTGGCCCAGCAGTTCGAGGATGCCGTCATCCGCCTGCGCCGCGACAACGCCACCGTCGTCGTGTTCACGGGCATCGACACCGAGTTCACGCCGGTGTTCCGCGGCATCCGCGGCAAGGTCGCGATCTACAACGAAAACATCCGCGCGATCGCCGACGCCCATGACTGCGTCGTCGCCGACCAGTGGGGCCTGAAAGAGGTGCAGGACATGCGCTTCTTCGACGACGACCGCCTGCACTACAACTCCCTCGGCCATCACGAGGTCGCGCGCATGGTGCTGCGGGCGCTGAACGTCCCGAACGACCTACAGCCGATGCAGCCCGAGGCCCTGACCGCGACCACGTGGCGCGCCGCGCGCGAGAAAGACCTCGTGTGGGCGCGGTCATACCTCGTGCCGTGGGTACTGCGGCGTCTGCGACACCAGTCGTCGGGCGATCACGTGCAGGCCAAGCGTCCCGAACCGCTGCCGGTCATCACGCTCGCGCCGGAGAAGGATGCCGGGGCCCCGCCGGAGACACACGTCTGA
- a CDS encoding phosphopantetheine-binding protein has protein sequence MVPADAVVVEALPLTANGKLDARALQALEPDAAPAPADAPGSAVEDAFAEAAEAVLGHSVGRDDDLLDAGMDSIDLVSFTHALAARGVSATIADVLSHRTLAGVAAAVNGVSTFA, from the coding sequence ATGGTGCCCGCCGACGCGGTTGTGGTCGAGGCGCTGCCCCTGACGGCGAACGGCAAGCTCGACGCGCGCGCCCTGCAGGCTCTGGAACCCGACGCAGCGCCGGCTCCCGCTGACGCGCCGGGTTCCGCCGTCGAGGACGCCTTCGCGGAGGCCGCCGAAGCCGTGCTCGGCCACTCGGTGGGCCGCGACGACGACCTGCTCGACGCCGGGATGGACAGCATCGACCTCGTCTCGTTCACCCACGCCCTCGCCGCGCGGGGAGTCTCGGCGACGATCGCCGACGTGCTGAGTCACCGCACGCTCGCGGGGGTCGCCGCCGCAGTGAACGGTGTCAGCACGTTCGCGTGA
- a CDS encoding condensation domain-containing protein — MSERESTAPLTPLQRAYLAARDGAAPLGGTGMLDVRVWEGDVDADRVREVVASLVRRHEALRLRIDGETQSVADAADVLRTVDLRGRGRAAFTDLLAGLRTTPRPLDALVEVVHVRRDDSDAVVLCSDALALDGQGLARVITEAARLLADPTLELPPAPTGLLDALRAVPVAVDADRAQRAADDLPAAPRLPWLAALDGLGPIRTERLSRVVDAAIWRRAVLAGGAAGLSAHSVVAGAIGDELAARSGGPVRLSVPTAGGSGETPVGPFAGFVVVGAGADPADAVASARVLQAELFARLDGPDGPSVATALARRDRTAVACPVVVTNGLTWPETPAPVAAWTATPQVALDIRLAESDGALVLTADVAVDALALETVDDILDAATRRLDAVGRPRPAARASSLLSGAKRARMDALLKARGIAAPAAAPAPVDEVVASPSEERMWLLHEIDPHAATAAVALAVRFDGDVDADRLAAALRRTIEDFPSLRTVWDAVEGGVRPRELTPDAIAVERFALDPDEVRTHMLDRARVAFDLATEAPLRVSLIDTRDGSLVLGIIGHHIALDDASWHPFFTRVSAHYDGDAPAIDRGAYRRFAAEKVRWLRGTGSAPVLERWRATLDGATPLTLPAAWQRSAAEPQPVGAEAHGIRRLRAELPRIAVASARTGAGGLHTVAVAVAAVLTAATGRADGVIDLPVLDVEGMGALAVGARGNLVPLRLGVRDDDTVASLTARTVEAVRAATAGGVVPIELIRRTQPALRERPGFLLVGVGDVLGSALLGDAGAREIELPPLATEPGITIAVREGATPALEVTWSADVSETAARALLDALRAAVEALADAEADEPAVRLLRDALLLRPASVAAAAVEVAESVRPATVPDDVALTERADAVLAAFRHALEAPDLGPDDDFFDAGGHSLLATRVIATLRARGVEGLRIGDFFAHPTARALGAVAGGRGAAGSDLPAPPDARSSAGFALPDAVPLLPQQRGIWFLDRFDDGGLGYAIPYVLRFTAAPDADALRAAVRDVLLRHEGLRVLVDVVDGDPRQRAVSTQRLDDLDWWSTDADDLRRGFDLDRELGVRAVLTDGGRSLGLLLHHLVADEWSTGILLRDFAAAYAARAQGHAPEWTTPAPSPLDLAIERPAADASLTYWRERLADAPAGLPVAPDHAPDPLAPADGGWHAFTIAAGTAAGLRAVARRTRSSLFAVLEAAVVATLARLGGSDEVLVAVPVAGRDERTTEVVGMLANTVVLRHRVPADSRLDALVVSVRETLVEALEHEAVPFEQVVLAVGPDRSSGLSPLATTMVQLHSGGELRGTLPHPGGEIAYEIAEPERTHAKFELSFEFIDDAEGLRGGVAFRTALFSPRTVARLTERLLAVIGALADDDGTGTLEGLPIPRGQARAAVPDRDEPPRERTASVGTSPGSPDALQVVLACAAEVLGIPDPAPEASFFALGGDSISSIAFVARLRERGLAAAPRQVFAHPVLVDLAGALEPTVTPSPAPESAPLSASGLSAELLAALIGDVR, encoded by the coding sequence ATGTCTGAGCGCGAGAGCACCGCGCCCCTCACCCCGCTGCAGCGGGCGTACCTCGCCGCGCGCGACGGCGCCGCGCCCCTCGGGGGCACCGGGATGCTCGACGTCCGCGTCTGGGAGGGCGACGTCGACGCCGATCGCGTGCGCGAGGTCGTGGCATCCCTCGTCCGACGCCACGAGGCGTTGCGGCTACGGATCGACGGTGAGACGCAGAGCGTCGCCGATGCGGCCGACGTCTTGCGCACCGTGGACCTCCGCGGCCGGGGCCGTGCCGCCTTCACCGACCTGCTGGCGGGACTGCGCACCACGCCCCGGCCGCTGGACGCGCTGGTCGAGGTCGTGCACGTCCGCCGCGACGACTCTGATGCGGTGGTGCTGTGCTCCGACGCCCTCGCGCTCGACGGGCAGGGGCTCGCCCGCGTGATCACCGAGGCGGCGAGGCTGCTGGCCGACCCGACGCTCGAGCTGCCGCCGGCCCCGACCGGGCTGCTCGATGCCCTCCGCGCGGTGCCCGTGGCGGTCGACGCCGACCGGGCACAGCGCGCGGCCGACGACCTGCCCGCCGCTCCCCGCCTGCCCTGGCTCGCGGCGCTCGACGGTCTGGGACCGATCCGCACCGAGCGCCTGTCGCGCGTCGTCGACGCCGCGATCTGGCGGCGCGCGGTGCTCGCCGGGGGAGCGGCGGGCCTGTCGGCACACTCTGTCGTCGCGGGCGCGATCGGCGATGAGCTCGCTGCGCGTTCCGGCGGCCCGGTGCGCCTGTCGGTGCCGACGGCGGGCGGGAGCGGCGAGACACCGGTGGGCCCGTTCGCCGGATTCGTCGTCGTGGGCGCCGGGGCCGACCCGGCCGACGCCGTCGCGAGCGCCCGCGTGCTGCAGGCGGAGCTGTTCGCCCGCCTCGACGGACCCGACGGTCCCTCGGTCGCCACCGCCCTCGCGCGCCGCGATCGCACGGCCGTGGCCTGCCCGGTCGTCGTGACGAACGGCCTCACCTGGCCCGAGACCCCCGCCCCGGTCGCCGCCTGGACCGCGACGCCCCAGGTCGCGCTCGACATCCGCCTCGCAGAGAGCGACGGCGCCCTGGTCCTGACGGCCGACGTGGCCGTCGACGCCCTCGCGCTCGAGACGGTGGACGACATCCTGGATGCCGCGACCCGGCGCCTCGACGCGGTCGGGCGTCCTCGGCCCGCCGCGCGCGCGTCGTCGCTGCTGAGCGGCGCGAAGCGTGCCCGCATGGACGCGCTGCTCAAGGCGCGCGGGATCGCTGCTCCCGCGGCCGCCCCCGCGCCGGTCGACGAGGTGGTCGCCTCGCCGTCCGAGGAGCGCATGTGGCTGCTGCACGAGATCGACCCGCACGCCGCGACGGCCGCGGTCGCCCTCGCCGTGCGCTTCGACGGGGACGTCGACGCCGACCGGCTCGCTGCGGCACTGCGCCGCACGATCGAGGACTTCCCGTCTCTTCGCACGGTGTGGGATGCCGTGGAGGGTGGCGTCCGGCCCCGCGAGCTCACCCCCGACGCGATCGCCGTCGAGCGGTTCGCCCTCGATCCCGACGAGGTGCGTACGCACATGCTGGACCGCGCGCGCGTCGCCTTCGACCTCGCGACCGAGGCGCCGCTGCGGGTCTCGCTCATCGACACGCGCGACGGCTCCCTCGTGCTCGGCATCATCGGGCATCACATCGCCCTCGACGACGCCTCCTGGCATCCGTTCTTCACCCGGGTGAGCGCGCACTACGACGGCGACGCGCCCGCGATCGACCGGGGCGCGTACCGGAGGTTCGCCGCCGAGAAGGTGCGCTGGCTGCGCGGGACGGGCAGTGCGCCCGTGCTCGAGCGCTGGCGCGCGACGCTCGACGGGGCGACGCCGCTGACGCTTCCCGCGGCCTGGCAGCGTTCGGCCGCGGAGCCACAGCCGGTCGGGGCCGAGGCGCACGGCATCCGTCGCCTCCGCGCCGAACTCCCGCGCATCGCGGTGGCGAGCGCCCGCACCGGCGCCGGCGGCCTGCACACCGTTGCGGTCGCCGTCGCCGCGGTGCTGACGGCCGCGACCGGTCGCGCCGACGGGGTCATCGACCTGCCCGTGCTCGACGTCGAGGGCATGGGTGCTCTCGCCGTGGGCGCGCGGGGCAACCTCGTGCCCCTGCGCCTCGGGGTGCGCGACGACGACACGGTGGCGTCCCTCACCGCCCGGACCGTCGAGGCCGTGCGGGCCGCGACCGCCGGGGGCGTCGTGCCCATCGAGCTGATCCGCCGCACGCAGCCCGCGCTGCGCGAGCGCCCCGGGTTCCTGCTCGTCGGGGTCGGGGACGTGCTCGGCTCCGCCCTCCTCGGCGACGCCGGGGCCCGCGAGATCGAGCTGCCCCCGCTGGCGACCGAGCCGGGGATCACGATCGCCGTCCGCGAGGGTGCGACGCCCGCGCTGGAGGTGACGTGGTCGGCCGACGTGTCCGAGACCGCGGCGCGTGCGCTGCTCGACGCCCTGCGCGCGGCCGTCGAGGCCCTCGCGGACGCCGAGGCCGACGAGCCCGCCGTGCGTCTGCTGCGCGACGCCTTGCTGCTGCGTCCGGCGTCCGTCGCGGCGGCGGCCGTCGAGGTCGCGGAGTCGGTGCGCCCCGCGACGGTTCCCGACGACGTCGCGCTCACCGAGCGGGCGGATGCCGTGCTCGCGGCGTTCCGTCATGCCCTGGAAGCTCCCGACCTCGGTCCCGACGACGACTTCTTCGACGCCGGCGGGCACTCCCTGCTCGCTACGCGCGTCATCGCGACGCTCCGCGCGCGCGGCGTCGAGGGGCTACGGATCGGCGACTTCTTCGCCCACCCCACGGCGCGGGCGCTCGGCGCGGTGGCCGGGGGTCGTGGGGCCGCGGGATCGGACCTGCCCGCGCCGCCCGACGCGCGAAGCTCCGCCGGCTTCGCGCTTCCCGACGCGGTTCCCCTGCTCCCGCAGCAGCGCGGCATCTGGTTCCTCGACCGTTTCGACGACGGCGGCCTCGGCTACGCCATCCCGTACGTGCTGCGTTTCACCGCCGCCCCGGACGCCGACGCCCTGCGCGCCGCCGTGCGCGACGTGCTCCTGCGACACGAGGGTCTGCGCGTGCTCGTCGACGTCGTCGACGGTGACCCCCGGCAGCGCGCGGTGTCGACGCAACGGCTCGACGACCTCGACTGGTGGTCGACGGATGCCGACGACCTCCGCCGCGGCTTCGACCTGGACCGCGAGCTCGGCGTGCGGGCGGTGCTCACCGACGGCGGCCGCTCGCTGGGGCTGTTGCTGCACCACCTCGTCGCGGACGAGTGGTCGACCGGCATCCTGCTCCGCGACTTCGCCGCCGCCTACGCGGCCCGAGCCCAGGGCCACGCGCCGGAGTGGACGACCCCCGCGCCGTCGCCCCTCGACCTGGCAATCGAGCGCCCCGCGGCGGACGCCTCGCTGACCTACTGGCGTGAGCGACTCGCCGACGCGCCCGCGGGGCTTCCCGTCGCCCCCGATCATGCGCCGGACCCCCTCGCGCCCGCCGATGGAGGGTGGCACGCGTTCACGATCGCCGCCGGGACCGCCGCGGGGCTTCGCGCCGTCGCCCGTCGCACCCGCTCGAGCCTGTTCGCGGTGCTCGAGGCCGCGGTCGTCGCAACCCTCGCGCGGCTCGGCGGGAGCGACGAGGTGCTCGTCGCCGTCCCCGTGGCGGGGCGCGACGAGCGCACGACCGAGGTCGTCGGCATGCTCGCGAACACGGTCGTGCTGCGGCATCGTGTTCCCGCCGACTCACGGCTCGACGCGCTCGTGGTCTCGGTGCGCGAGACGCTCGTCGAAGCCCTCGAGCACGAGGCGGTGCCGTTCGAACAGGTCGTGCTCGCCGTCGGCCCCGACCGCTCGAGCGGCCTGAGTCCGCTCGCGACGACCATGGTGCAGCTGCACAGCGGGGGAGAGTTGCGCGGCACCCTCCCGCACCCCGGCGGCGAGATCGCCTACGAGATCGCCGAACCCGAGCGCACGCACGCCAAGTTCGAGCTGTCCTTCGAGTTCATCGACGACGCCGAGGGCCTTCGCGGCGGTGTCGCCTTCCGCACGGCGCTGTTCTCCCCGCGCACCGTCGCCCGCCTCACCGAGCGGCTGCTGGCCGTGATCGGCGCGCTGGCCGACGACGACGGAACCGGAACGCTGGAGGGCCTGCCGATCCCTCGTGGCCAGGCACGCGCGGCGGTTCCGGACCGCGACGAGCCGCCCCGCGAACGCACCGCCTCCGTGGGGACGAGTCCCGGGTCTCCCGACGCCCTGCAGGTCGTCCTCGCGTGTGCGGCCGAGGTGCTCGGCATCCCGGATCCCGCGCCCGAGGCGTCGTTCTTCGCCCTCGGCGGCGACAGCATCTCGTCGATCGCCTTCGTCGCGCGCCTCCGGGAGCGCGGTCTCGCCGCCGCCCCCCGCCAGGTGTTCGCGCACCCCGTGCTCGTCGATCTCGCGGGCGCACTGGAGCCCACGGTGACACCCTCCCCGGCGCCCGAGAGCGCCCCGCTGTCGGCCTCGGGACTGAGCGCCGAACTCCTTGCCGCCCTGATCGGAGATGTTCGATGA
- a CDS encoding amino acid adenylation domain-containing protein, translating into MFDRTRITAEIADQLGIAAHEIEPADDLLMHGLHSLAIIRLAERWRAEGAEVGFGALAADPTVAAWESLLAGAEAPVAREVARSAVHDDPRFALAPMQHAYWSGRQTQHRLGGVAAHLYVEFDGHGIDPDRLSRAVTALVTRHPMLRAAFTDDAMQWIVPAAAVSAPFRLDDLSHLDDAAAARELERLRDERSHQMLDVGDGQVVQVALTLLPGGRTRLHVDVDMLAADAQSYRRVLEDLARAYDEDAALGAPAHPGYREYLAVEADPATRERDRAWWAERVPAFPGAPALPARAEGDRPDPHASVRLAETLDHARADALAARARSLGVTPSVVLATAFAEVVARWSTEQRFLLNVPLFTRAPVVPDVDDLVGDFTTSVLLAVDHTAAESFAERARRLQSQLHAAVDHAAYGGLDVLRDLGRAAGEPVLAPIVFTSGLNLGRLFSERVLGAFGTPSWIISQGPQVELDAQVVDVAEGMLVNWDVRRDAFPPGVIDDMFRAFIDLIDAVTDRGEGAVPLPVGQLERRTAHDVPAPAARTLHDAFFARARSHPDGVAVRSARGTLTSAGELAERALTLAARLAAIGIGVGDTVAVRLPKGVDQAIAVLGVLAAGAAYVPINVDDPAARRDRILARSGARALVGAAEGVDVPVLAVAGDAVPLDAPVPVEPSAIAYVLFTSGSTGEPKGVEVPHSAAAATIDAIAAHFGLTGDERTIALSSLQFDLSVYDLFAPLALDGSVVMPEAADTGDAFAWAELIERHGVTVVNAAPALLRMLLDAASDDQLASVRTVITGGDWVPGSTAAAFLARVPGVRFAGLGGTTETAIHSTVHEPDADHPEAVVPYGVPMAGVRCRVVNERGEDCPDHVVGELWIGGAGVAQGYRGDPERTSDRFVAHDGVRWYRTGDLASYRPDGVIEFHGRRDHQIQLRGYRIELGEVERALDGVPGVDRAIAALLPVRSGVLAVTVARRAGAAIDERTVRAAFAERLPAYMIPEVIVLVDRLPLTVNGKIDRAALAEAASRTAMPTTAAADETALERAVALVMADVVGAGGLSADDDFFRIGGDSVQAVACVAALRDELRVTDLTVAELFEARTPRRIAAVLADRGGDDVHVIAELLVELVTEGADV; encoded by the coding sequence GTGTTCGACCGCACCCGCATCACCGCCGAGATCGCCGACCAGTTGGGCATCGCCGCGCACGAGATCGAGCCCGCCGACGACCTGCTCATGCACGGGCTGCACTCGCTCGCCATCATTCGCCTCGCCGAGCGGTGGCGCGCCGAGGGGGCCGAGGTGGGCTTCGGGGCACTGGCCGCCGACCCCACGGTCGCGGCATGGGAGAGCCTGCTCGCCGGGGCCGAGGCGCCCGTCGCGCGAGAGGTCGCGCGCTCCGCCGTGCACGACGATCCCCGCTTCGCGCTCGCCCCCATGCAGCACGCGTACTGGAGCGGTCGGCAGACGCAGCACCGCCTGGGCGGGGTCGCCGCGCACCTGTACGTCGAGTTCGACGGTCACGGCATCGACCCCGACCGTCTCTCGCGCGCGGTGACCGCGCTCGTGACGCGTCACCCGATGCTGCGCGCGGCCTTCACCGATGACGCGATGCAGTGGATCGTGCCCGCGGCGGCGGTCTCTGCGCCGTTCCGGCTCGACGACCTCAGCCACCTCGACGACGCCGCGGCCGCGCGCGAGCTGGAGCGTCTGCGCGACGAGCGCTCGCACCAGATGCTCGACGTCGGCGACGGACAGGTCGTGCAGGTGGCCCTCACGCTGCTGCCCGGCGGCCGCACGCGCCTGCACGTCGACGTCGACATGCTCGCCGCCGATGCGCAGAGCTACCGCCGCGTGCTCGAAGACCTCGCCCGCGCGTACGACGAAGACGCGGCGCTCGGTGCCCCCGCGCACCCCGGTTACCGCGAGTACCTCGCCGTCGAGGCCGACCCCGCGACCCGCGAGCGCGACCGGGCGTGGTGGGCCGAGCGGGTGCCCGCGTTCCCCGGCGCCCCGGCGCTGCCCGCGCGGGCGGAGGGCGACCGACCCGACCCGCACGCCAGCGTGCGCCTCGCCGAGACCCTCGACCACGCGCGCGCCGACGCCCTCGCCGCGCGCGCCCGGAGCCTCGGGGTGACGCCCTCGGTCGTGCTCGCCACCGCCTTCGCCGAGGTCGTGGCGCGCTGGTCGACCGAGCAGCGGTTCCTCCTGAACGTGCCGCTCTTCACGCGCGCGCCCGTCGTGCCCGACGTCGACGACCTCGTCGGCGACTTCACCACCTCGGTGCTCCTCGCCGTCGACCACACCGCTGCGGAGTCGTTCGCCGAGCGCGCCCGGCGACTGCAGAGCCAGCTGCACGCGGCCGTCGACCACGCCGCGTACGGCGGGCTCGACGTGCTCCGCGACCTCGGCCGCGCGGCCGGCGAGCCCGTGCTCGCGCCCATCGTCTTCACCTCGGGCCTGAACCTCGGCCGCCTGTTCTCGGAGCGGGTCCTCGGAGCGTTCGGCACGCCGTCGTGGATCATCTCGCAGGGCCCGCAGGTCGAGCTCGACGCGCAGGTCGTCGACGTCGCCGAGGGCATGCTCGTCAACTGGGACGTGCGGCGCGACGCCTTCCCGCCCGGCGTGATCGACGACATGTTCCGCGCGTTCATCGACCTCATCGACGCCGTGACCGACCGAGGCGAGGGTGCCGTGCCCCTCCCGGTCGGACAGCTCGAGCGGCGCACCGCGCACGACGTGCCCGCACCCGCCGCCCGCACCCTGCACGACGCGTTCTTCGCCCGCGCCCGCTCGCACCCCGACGGCGTCGCCGTCCGCTCGGCGCGCGGCACCCTCACCTCCGCCGGCGAGCTCGCCGAGCGGGCGCTGACCCTCGCGGCACGACTCGCCGCGATCGGCATCGGCGTGGGCGACACGGTCGCGGTGCGGCTTCCCAAGGGCGTCGACCAGGCGATCGCGGTGCTCGGCGTGCTCGCGGCGGGAGCGGCCTACGTGCCGATCAACGTCGACGATCCCGCCGCCCGCCGCGACCGCATCCTCGCCCGCTCCGGCGCCCGGGCGCTCGTGGGCGCGGCCGAGGGCGTCGACGTGCCGGTGCTCGCGGTGGCGGGGGATGCCGTTCCCCTCGACGCCCCGGTACCGGTCGAGCCGTCGGCGATCGCCTACGTGCTGTTCACCTCGGGCTCGACGGGCGAGCCGAAGGGCGTCGAGGTGCCGCACTCCGCGGCGGCGGCGACGATCGACGCGATCGCCGCGCATTTCGGCCTCACCGGTGACGAGCGCACGATCGCCCTGTCGTCGCTGCAGTTCGACCTGTCGGTGTACGACCTGTTCGCCCCGCTCGCCCTCGACGGCTCGGTCGTCATGCCCGAGGCCGCCGACACGGGCGACGCCTTCGCCTGGGCCGAGCTGATCGAGCGCCACGGCGTCACCGTGGTCAACGCGGCGCCCGCCCTGCTGCGGATGCTGCTGGACGCGGCATCCGATGATCAGCTCGCGAGCGTTCGCACCGTGATCACCGGGGGCGACTGGGTGCCCGGCTCGACAGCCGCGGCCTTCCTCGCGCGTGTGCCCGGCGTGCGCTTCGCGGGACTCGGTGGCACGACCGAGACGGCGATCCACTCGACCGTCCACGAACCGGATGCCGATCACCCCGAGGCCGTCGTCCCCTACGGCGTGCCGATGGCCGGCGTCCGTTGCCGCGTCGTCAACGAGCGCGGGGAGGACTGCCCCGACCACGTCGTCGGCGAGCTGTGGATCGGGGGAGCGGGCGTCGCGCAGGGCTACCGGGGCGACCCCGAGCGCACGAGTGACCGGTTCGTCGCCCACGACGGTGTGCGGTGGTACCGCACGGGCGACCTCGCGAGCTACCGCCCCGACGGGGTGATCGAGTTCCACGGGCGCCGCGACCACCAGATCCAGCTGCGCGGATACCGCATCGAGCTGGGCGAGGTCGAGCGCGCGCTCGACGGCGTGCCGGGCGTCGACCGGGCGATCGCGGCGCTGTTGCCCGTGCGGTCGGGCGTGCTCGCCGTGACCGTGGCGCGCCGCGCCGGTGCGGCGATCGACGAGCGGACCGTCCGCGCGGCCTTCGCGGAGCGCCTGCCCGCGTACATGATTCCCGAGGTCATCGTGCTCGTGGATCGCCTGCCCCTCACCGTCAACGGCAAGATCGACCGCGCCGCGCTGGCCGAGGCCGCATCGCGGACCGCGATGCCCACGACAGCCGCCGCCGATGAGACGGCGCTCGAGCGGGCCGTGGCCCTCGTCATGGCCGACGTGGTCGGGGCCGGGGGTCTTTCGGCCGACGACGACTTCTTCCGCATCGGCGGCGACTCGGTGCAGGCCGTCGCGTGCGTCGCTGCTCTGCGCGACGAACTGCGGGTGACCGATCTCACCGTCGCCGAGCTGTTCGAGGCGCGCACGCCCCGCCGCATCGCGGCCGTGCTCGCCGACCGCGGCGGCGACGACGTGCACGTGATCGCCGAACTGCTCGTCGAGCTCGTGACGGAGGGCGCCGATGTCTGA
- a CDS encoding 4'-phosphopantetheinyl transferase family protein, which yields MIVAARALEPGHPWLSSRERARLEVMRPARAAEFTTGRVLARVLVAAATGRAPGDVTIAVRPAGDPRAGMPWTPDAAGGISIAHSGGVVLVAYRSEGDVGVDVEAGIGGASRPALPTGTRPATATDAATDAVAAYLPAAERPHAGWTSATLATAWVRREAVVKCLGVGLVADPEHLTLAPADARPAVVACGLAPAAELALVDLDVGGLPGALAVRAEASSLPGAERLGIPSFLPEVVDAGDLVPGADGVGIRLSVPVGV from the coding sequence GTGATCGTCGCGGCCCGCGCGCTCGAGCCCGGGCACCCGTGGCTGAGCTCCCGCGAGCGTGCGCGCCTCGAGGTGATGCGCCCGGCGCGCGCCGCCGAGTTCACGACCGGGCGCGTCCTCGCTCGCGTGCTCGTCGCCGCAGCGACCGGCCGCGCGCCCGGTGACGTCACGATCGCCGTGCGCCCGGCCGGTGACCCTCGCGCCGGCATGCCGTGGACCCCGGATGCCGCCGGCGGAATCTCGATCGCCCACTCCGGCGGCGTGGTGCTCGTGGCCTACCGGTCGGAGGGCGACGTGGGCGTGGACGTCGAGGCGGGGATCGGTGGGGCGTCCCGACCGGCACTCCCCACCGGGACGCGCCCGGCCACCGCCACCGACGCCGCCACCGACGCCGTCGCCGCCTACCTTCCCGCCGCCGAGCGGCCGCACGCCGGGTGGACCTCCGCCACGCTCGCCACCGCGTGGGTGCGGCGCGAGGCCGTGGTGAAGTGCCTCGGCGTGGGCCTCGTCGCGGACCCCGAACACCTGACCCTCGCCCCGGCCGACGCACGCCCGGCCGTCGTCGCGTGCGGACTGGCCCCCGCGGCGGAGCTCGCCCTCGTCGATCTCGACGTGGGCGGGCTGCCGGGCGCGCTGGCCGTGCGCGCCGAGGCCTCGAGTCTCCCCGGTGCCGAGCGCCTCGGCATCCCTTCCTTCCTTCCCGAGGTCGTCGACGCCGGCGATCTCGTTCCCGGCGCCGACGGCGTCGGCATCCGTCTTTCCGTCCCCGTTGGAGTCTGA
- a CDS encoding thioesterase II family protein, whose amino-acid sequence MTRTIDLGAIARVSGSADAAWRLVCLPHAGGSAGAYARLGAGLADPPHIVALQYPGHETRVAEEPLTSYPEFVAAFTGVLGQVTADDTPTVLLGHSFGASLAAALSALIPVDLLVLSGRPAPGRRRGGRLPADDDREAWRAWLRRLGGTPEVLLADEPFLTVAIRALRGDLTAAAEFDRPGPAADAERGPLRAGGLLTVAGRDDPVAGPAAVAEWMPLLAAGAIDHGTLVLDGGHFALFDHPELLLSRVRTAVGA is encoded by the coding sequence GTGACCCGCACGATCGACCTCGGCGCGATCGCTCGGGTGAGCGGTTCGGCCGACGCCGCGTGGCGGCTCGTGTGCCTGCCGCACGCGGGCGGATCGGCCGGTGCCTACGCGCGCCTCGGCGCCGGTCTCGCCGACCCGCCGCACATCGTCGCGCTGCAGTACCCGGGTCACGAGACGCGCGTCGCCGAGGAGCCCCTGACGTCGTACCCCGAGTTCGTCGCGGCGTTCACCGGCGTGCTCGGGCAGGTGACGGCGGACGACACCCCGACGGTGCTGCTCGGTCACAGCTTCGGCGCCTCGCTCGCGGCCGCGCTGTCGGCTCTCATCCCGGTCGACCTCCTCGTGCTCTCGGGGCGGCCCGCTCCGGGACGACGCCGGGGCGGACGCCTCCCCGCCGACGACGACCGCGAGGCGTGGCGCGCGTGGCTGCGGCGACTCGGCGGCACGCCCGAGGTGCTGCTCGCCGACGAGCCCTTCCTCACGGTCGCGATCCGGGCCCTGCGCGGCGACCTCACCGCCGCGGCCGAGTTCGATCGCCCCGGCCCGGCCGCCGACGCCGAGCGCGGCCCCCTGCGCGCGGGGGGACTGCTCACCGTCGCCGGGCGCGACGACCCCGTCGCGGGCCCGGCCGCGGTCGCCGAATGGATGCCATTGCTCGCGGCCGGCGCGATCGATCACGGCACGCTGGTGCTCGACGGCGGACACTTCGCCCTCTTCGACCACCCCGAGCTGCTGCTGTCGCGCGTGCGGACGGCGGTGGGCGCGTGA